TAAAAAGTCATGTGCATGTAGAGGTAAAAAATAAAAAGCTTCAAGAAGTGAGGAGAGAAGAAGTACTGTTATCATTATGGGGATTATTTTTATAAACATTCCCATTTCTCCACTCAGCAACAACATAGGCAAAAATGCAAACACTGTTGTCAATGTAGCTGCTAAAACCGCTGGAAACATCTCGGATGCTCCAAGTATTGCTGCTTCTCTTCTCGCCATCCCATTTTCTAAATGTCTATATATATTTTCAGCTACAACTATTGCTTCATCAACGAGCATTCCAAGCGCAATTAAAGCCCCAAGAAGAGAGAGCATATTCAAACTATCGCCCATCAGTTCAGTAACTATTAGACCTATCATAAAGCTTACAGGAATACCAATGGCTACAACCATAGCAATTCCACGATTTATAAAAATCAGCATTGCTACAAAGACAAGCATAAGTCCAAAGGCAATATTTGCAAAAACTGTATTTAAACGATTTTTTATCCATATAGATGTGTCTGTATATATCTCATACTGAAGTTCTGGATGCTTTTTTGAACTCTCTTTTAGCAACTCTCTAATCTGTTTTACTAACTCTATTGAATTTCCATTTTCTGATTTTGCAATATTCAAAGATACATTGCGGACACCATTATAATGTGAGAGTTCAGATTCATCACTTAGTTTAAATGAGACATCTGCTATGTCGCCAATTCGAACACGATATTCTCCAACACCTATAACTGTACTCTCAACACTCTCTTTATTTTTTTCACCGTTATATGTTGAAATATATAAATGTGAACCCCTCTCTTTAATGGTTCCTATTGGAAAAATTGAGCTTATATTTCTTAAAGAGTCAATTACTAAAGCTGGTGAGAGTCCAAAAGCTAAAAGTTTTTGTTCATTTATTTTTATTACCAGTTCATCTTCTGCATCGCCGCGAATTGATATTTCACTTAAGTCTTTAAATCTGCTAAGTTCACTCTTTAATTCATCTGCCCTCTCCAGCAACTCTTTTTTTGTTTTATCCCCTGCCAATGCGATAAGAACAAGAGGAAAACTGTGAAGCCTAACCTTAGCAATTGGCTCAGCCATATCTGCCGGCAAATCTTTTTTTACACTACTTATAATATCTTTTACATCATTGAGTACACTTATATTGTCAGAGCCTGGCTTTATATCAACAAAAATCGTAAATGAGCCATTTTTAATGGTAGTTTTTATAGTATCTAGCTCATCTATATTTTGTAAATCATCTTCTATTGTTTTAACAACCATTTTGTCTAAAACATCAGCAGATGTTCCAGCATATCCACCAGAAATAGTTACTTTATCCATGTTCATAGGTGGAAATATCTCTTTTGGAATATTAACATATGCAAAAATAGAGAGCAATACTATAAAGGTGAGAAGTATGTGATTTAAAAGTGGTTTATCAATTGCAAACTCTAGGAAACGACGAATCATAATAATAACTTTCTAAAAAATTGTATCAAAAATCTGATTTTTAAAGCGTATAGACTCTACTGAGGTACTTATAAGAATATTTTCCTCTTTGAGAGTGTCATATTCACCTTTTAGTTTTGAAATATCTCTGCTCTTAAAATATATCTGTTGCTGAATGTAAATCTTTGGAAAAAGAACAACTCCAACAAACACTATAGACAAGACAACATATACAAGATATCTAGCATCTAGCATTTTTTTTGGATTTAAGACTAAATCTACTTCATCTAGTAAGTTTAATTCTTTACTCACTGTTTTTACCCATTTCAAATACTCTCATCTTAGCACTACGGCTTCTAACATTCTCTTTTAACTCATCATTATTTGCCACAATAGGCTTCTTTGTTATTACTTTTCCAAGCGAGTTATCGTTTGTACATGTACATCTCATAGCTTCTTCATGACAGATACAGTTTTTCTTCCAATCGCCAAAAGTTTGTTTTACAATTCTATCTTCAAGAGAGTGAAAAGATATAATTGCTACTTTTGCATTTGGAAATTTTGCTTCTTCAATTGTTTTTAAAAGTGATTTCAATTCACCAAGTTCATCATTAACTTCTATTCGAATAGCCTGCATTAAGAGTGTCGCTGGATGAATTTTTTTACCTTGTGGCATCATTGGCTTTAGCGCTTCTGCCAACTCTTTAGCTGAACTAAATGGTCTATTCTTTACAATAAAAGATGCTATTTTTTTATAGTTCCTAAGCTCTCCATACTCTAATAATATTCTCTCTAGTTCAGTTGTTGAGTAATCGTTTACAACTTCTAAAGCGCTAAGTGGTGAATCTTTGTCCATTCTCATATCAAGGTTATCACTATCGTATGAAAAACCTCTATCTTTTTGGTCTAACTGAAGTGAAGAAACCCCTATATCTGCCAAGATACCTTTAATATTTTTAATGTCATATTCTTTTAAAATATCTTTTATAACAGATGAGAAACGGCCTTTTTTAATCTCTACTCTATCTTTATATTGTTCAAGTCTTGTTGTTGAAAAATCTATTGCAGTCTGGTCCTGATCAATACCAATAAGTGTTATATGTGGATTTGCTTCAAGAATCATAGAAGAGTGCCCACCATACCCCATAGTGCAATCAATAATAATGCCACTTTCCATATTATCAAATGTTTCTAAAACTTGTTTATATAGAACTGGGATATGTGGAATAATTTGCATGCTAGGCCTATATTTTTTTATATTATACATTAACTTTGTAAAATTTAATTTTTATTACAGTATCATAAAATAAAAAAAGAGAGCCGTTATGGAAATAATTAATGAATATTTAATTGAAATTGTTGTTGCAATTGCCATAGTTACCATTCTTGTGACATATTTTTTAATGAAAAAACCTAAACAAATATCTGAAGAAGAAGTTGCTGATAGTATAGAAGATATTACAGTAGATGATTTCGATACTAAAGATGACATAAAAACAGTAGAAGAAAGCGTTAATGTCGATGCACCGGTTGTTATTGATACAAAAAGAATTAAGAGAACTGCGGTTTACCATGATAAAATAAAAAAAGATGATTTTGAAATATTTAAAGGTGTTAAAATTTTAGTTGCTGAAGATAATATTATTAATCAAAAAGTAATTACAGCTCTTTTAGCAAGCTCAGGAATTGACATAACCATGGCAAGTGATGGACAAATTGCCTTAGATATTTTAAAAGAAGATTCTAATTTTTCATTAATATTAATGGATGCTCATATGCCAAATGTTGATGGCTTTCAAGCTACAAGACTTATTCGTCAAAATCCAGATTACAACCATATACCTGTTATAGCACTTAGTGGAGATACGGCGACAGATGACATTAATAATATGTTTAATGTTGGAATGGAACAGCACCTAGAAAAACCTATAAAGATGGATGCACTTTACGATGTTTTATATATGTATACTTCAGGTGAAGAGGAGAACAATACTCCTAGACAAGCTAATGCAACAGCCGCAAAATTTGATATCGAATATGGATTGGATATTTGTGGCGGAGATAAAGAATTTTACATTGAAATACTAAATGACTTTATATCTAGATATACAGATTCTTCTAAAAAACTCCAAGAGTTCATAAATAACAAAGATGCCTTAAATGCTGACAAAATGTTACTAGATATTGCAGGTGTTGCAGCAAATATAGGCGCCATATACTTGCACGATGTAGCAATGGAGCTAAAAAATGACATCGCAAAACCTGAAGATCTAGAGTATATTTCTAGCCTGAAAAAATACAAAAGATCACTACAAGAAGTTTGTGATGCTATAAAAGAATATGAACAAAACTAATTGTTATTTTCTTATTTGACCGCTTCCGTAAATTTTAAACTTATATGTGGTTAGCCCCTCTATTCCCATTGGTCCTCGAGCATGAAGTTTATTTGTGCTTATTCCAACCTCTGCACCAAAACCAAATGCTCCGCCATCCGTGAAACGAGTTGAAGCATTTACATAAACAACTGCCGCATCAATAGAGTTTAAAAACTTCTCAGCCACCGTTATGTTCTCGGTAATAATTGCTTCAGAGTGTCCTGATGTAAATTTAATTACATGTTCAATTGCGCCATCAACTCCGTCTACTACTTTTATATTTAAAATATTTGCTAAATACTCAGTGTCATAATCCTCATCAGTAGCATTTGCTACTTCAATTATGCTTTGCGTTTTCAGACAACCTTTTAACTCCGTGTGAGCTCTGTCAAACTCTGCTTTTAACTTTGGCAGTGCATCTGAAGCTATAGCACTATCTACTAAAAGTGTTTCCATTGCATTACAAACACCCGGTCTTTGCACTTTTGCATTTATTGCAATAGCTATTGCGTTATCAAGTTTGGCATCTTTGTCTATATAAGTGTGACACTGTCCTTTATCATGCTTAACCACACTTACGGTTGCATTATCACTTACATATTTAATAAGCCCTGCCCCGCCACGAGGAATTATTAAATCAACATATTTATCCATCTTAATAAGCTTTGCAACACCCTCTCTTGAAGAGTCTGGTATAAGTGAAATCAATGATACTGGAAGATTATTTTTAGATAAAACCGCCTGAAGTACTTTTGCTATAGCTTTGTTAGAATTTTCAGCCTCTTTGCCACCTTTTAAGACACACACATTAGAGCTTTTAAAGCATAATGCTGCTGTATCACTTGTAACATTAGGGCGAGACTCATAGATAATTCCTATTACCCCGATAGGTATTGAAGTCTTTTCTATTTTAAGTCCATCTTCTGTCACCCAACCATCAATCACTCTGCCTACAGGCTCTTTAAGTGCTGCTATCTCTTCAATTGCTATAGCCATACCTTCTATACGTGATTCATCTAAAAGCAGTCTATCCTTTAGTGCTGAACTTAAATCGTTTTTGTCTGCATCAGACATATCAATCGCGTTTGCTTCAAGCAAGTCCATTGTATTACTTCTAAGAGCATTTGCCATCTCTTTTAATATTCTATTTTTTTCTGACCCGCTTAGAGTAGATAGGACTCTACTTGCAGATTTTGCTTCTTCTAAAAATTGTTCCATGCTTTCACCTTATTTCTAATTATGTCATACTACCACAAAGTGGCAATGATATATTTTAAACCTATTTGCAAAATATTTTATAGTTTAGTATAGATATCATTAACTAATTGAACTCTCTGAATAATTAGTAATTACAATTATTGAAAATATCTAAATGGTTCTTTGAGATGGAAAATACTGATGATGAAGCTTGTTTTACGATATCTTTTTTTAAGTAATATGATGAAATTTTAAAAAAACGGTACAGTCGGTGCTTAAAGCATAGCAATTAGTTGGTTAAATGTTATACTACAAAAAAAATTAGGATTATTATGAAAACTATCACTTTTATTGGAAATGGAAATATGGCACTTAGCATTGCTAAGGGGCTAAAAGAGAACTACAAGATTGAAGTTATTGGTAGAAATCTAGAAAAACTAAACAAATTTGAAAATGAACTTGGTGTTAAAATAACAAAAGAACTTATGGATAACTGCAGTGTTGAAGGAAAAACAGTAATGTTTTGTGTAAAGCCTGCGAATGTTGAAGAGGTATCTAAAAAGCTTAAAGGTTGTGCAAGAGTAGTCTACTCTGTTCTTGCTGGGACTACAGTTGAAAAACTAAGAACAAACCTAAACCCAATGGCTGTTGTAAGAACTATGCCGAACTTGTGCGCAAGTGTAAATAGATCTATGACAACACTTACAGGAGATTTAGAGTTTCAAGAAGAAGCGCATGAACTTCTTGGAGCGATAGGTTCTACAAGATGGTTATCTAGCGAAAAAGAGTTGGATATTGCCACTGCTTTAGCTGGAAGTGGACCAGCTTATCTAGCGCTTATTGCCGAAGCACTTGCAGACGGTGCTGTAAAGCAAGGTCTAAGAAGGGATGATGCTATGAATATTATGCGAGGTCTTTTTGGTGGCTTTGGTGAGCTTATACAAGATGTTCACCCTGCAATTTTAAAAGACGGGGTAATGAGTCCTGGTGGAACTACTGCTGC
The sequence above is drawn from the Candidatus Sulfurimonas baltica genome and encodes:
- the rsmH gene encoding 16S rRNA (cytosine(1402)-N(4))-methyltransferase RsmH — its product is MQIIPHIPVLYKQVLETFDNMESGIIIDCTMGYGGHSSMILEANPHITLIGIDQDQTAIDFSTTRLEQYKDRVEIKKGRFSSVIKDILKEYDIKNIKGILADIGVSSLQLDQKDRGFSYDSDNLDMRMDKDSPLSALEVVNDYSTTELERILLEYGELRNYKKIASFIVKNRPFSSAKELAEALKPMMPQGKKIHPATLLMQAIRIEVNDELGELKSLLKTIEEAKFPNAKVAIISFHSLEDRIVKQTFGDWKKNCICHEEAMRCTCTNDNSLGKVITKKPIVANNDELKENVRSRSAKMRVFEMGKNSE
- a CDS encoding response regulator, whose translation is MEIINEYLIEIVVAIAIVTILVTYFLMKKPKQISEEEVADSIEDITVDDFDTKDDIKTVEESVNVDAPVVIDTKRIKRTAVYHDKIKKDDFEIFKGVKILVAEDNIINQKVITALLASSGIDITMASDGQIALDILKEDSNFSLILMDAHMPNVDGFQATRLIRQNPDYNHIPVIALSGDTATDDINNMFNVGMEQHLEKPIKMDALYDVLYMYTSGEEENNTPRQANATAAKFDIEYGLDICGGDKEFYIEILNDFISRYTDSSKKLQEFINNKDALNADKMLLDIAGVAANIGAIYLHDVAMELKNDIAKPEDLEYISSLKKYKRSLQEVCDAIKEYEQN
- a CDS encoding glutamate-5-semialdehyde dehydrogenase, with amino-acid sequence MEQFLEEAKSASRVLSTLSGSEKNRILKEMANALRSNTMDLLEANAIDMSDADKNDLSSALKDRLLLDESRIEGMAIAIEEIAALKEPVGRVIDGWVTEDGLKIEKTSIPIGVIGIIYESRPNVTSDTAALCFKSSNVCVLKGGKEAENSNKAIAKVLQAVLSKNNLPVSLISLIPDSSREGVAKLIKMDKYVDLIIPRGGAGLIKYVSDNATVSVVKHDKGQCHTYIDKDAKLDNAIAIAINAKVQRPGVCNAMETLLVDSAIASDALPKLKAEFDRAHTELKGCLKTQSIIEVANATDEDYDTEYLANILNIKVVDGVDGAIEHVIKFTSGHSEAIITENITVAEKFLNSIDAAVVYVNASTRFTDGGAFGFGAEVGISTNKLHARGPMGIEGLTTYKFKIYGSGQIRK
- a CDS encoding pyrroline-5-carboxylate reductase, whose amino-acid sequence is MKTITFIGNGNMALSIAKGLKENYKIEVIGRNLEKLNKFENELGVKITKELMDNCSVEGKTVMFCVKPANVEEVSKKLKGCARVVYSVLAGTTVEKLRTNLNPMAVVRTMPNLCASVNRSMTTLTGDLEFQEEAHELLGAIGSTRWLSSEKELDIATALAGSGPAYLALIAEALADGAVKQGLRRDDAMNIMRGLFGGFGELIQDVHPAILKDGVMSPGGTTAAGYGALEDGNVRAACINAIEKAFKRAKEL